A single genomic interval of Spinacia oleracea cultivar Varoflay chromosome 6, BTI_SOV_V1, whole genome shotgun sequence harbors:
- the LOC130464321 gene encoding uncharacterized protein: protein MDEDQHANSGPSNKSPNQVPQKQKKKPRGPTKGIKSMPGVPRIIEWDHLDRPTGKWATDYKNHIGEISRAKVSILIRTWEDVSQGIKDTLWEDVKREFHITDETKKEVVLKSCDKRWREFKSRLTTGWIRGTRKRPKDEKMPYDLYSYITKDIWKEFVKIRTSEEAEEISEKARQSQSFNIYPHHMGQKSYA from the exons atggatgaagatcaacacgcaaattcaggtccttctaacaaatcaccaaatcaagtgccccaaaagcaaaaaaaaaagccaagaggccctacaaaaggaataaaatccatgcccggggttccaagaataattgaatgggatcacttggaccgacccacagggaaatgggcaacggattacaagaatcacattggcgagataagtcgcgcaaaggtttcaatattgatcagaacctgggaagatgtttcacaaggaataaaagacactttgtgggaagacgtcaag agagaatttcatatcacagatgaaactaagaaagaagttgtcttaaagagttgtgataagcgttggagggaattcaaatcaagattgACGACTGGTTGGATCCGGGGTACAAGAAAAAggccaaaagatgaaaagatgccatatgatttgtatagttatataactaaggatatatggaaggaatttgtgaagatacgtacctccgaagaagctgag gaaataagtgagaaagcaagacaaagtcaatcattcaacatatatcctcatcatatgggacagaaatcatatgcttaa